A window of the Cystobacter fuscus genome harbors these coding sequences:
- the rplP gene encoding 50S ribosomal protein L16 codes for MLQPARTKFRKMHKGRTPGLAYRGSDLTYGEYGLMSLQPGWLTSRQIEAARIAMTRHIKRGGKIWIRVFPDKPITKKPAETRMGTGKGGVEYYVAVVKPGRILYEMEGMTPEVATSALKLAQAKLPVLTKIVTRSELAL; via the coding sequence ATGCTTCAGCCTGCTCGTACGAAGTTCCGCAAGATGCACAAGGGCCGCACGCCGGGTTTGGCGTACCGCGGCAGCGACCTCACCTACGGTGAGTACGGCCTCATGTCGCTCCAGCCGGGGTGGCTCACCTCCCGGCAGATCGAGGCGGCCCGTATCGCGATGACGCGCCACATCAAGCGTGGCGGCAAGATCTGGATCCGCGTGTTCCCGGACAAGCCGATCACCAAGAAGCCCGCCGAGACCCGTATGGGTACCGGTAAGGGTGGTGTGGAGTACTACGTGGCGGTGGTCAAGCCTGGCCGTATCCTCTATGAGATGGAGGGTATGACGCCCGAGGTGGCCACCAGCGCCCTGAAGTTGGCCCAGGCCAAGCTCCCGGTGCTGACGAAGATCGTCACCCGTAGCGAGCTGGCGCTCTAG